A window of the Rhodoferax sp. GW822-FHT02A01 genome harbors these coding sequences:
- a CDS encoding DUF1329 domain-containing protein encodes MNFKTSVCTAAVAMALAGHAWAAVSADEAAKLKTTLTPMGAERAGNKDGSIPPWEGGFTKVPASYKSGDIRPDFFAGEKPVLSINAKNMDQYADKLTEGVKGLMKKYPSYRIDVYPTHRSAAAPQWVYDNTFKNATKAKLTGDGFSLEGAYGGVPFPIPKDGKEALWNHKMAWNQGESSSRGSRCFVVTAEGKVVLASDGVQEDQKPYYYKDGNAESYKGYFNLVRYVQTAPSSKAGESILAHEASDGQPRGIWQYLVGQRRVRRAPAVAYDTPDSVTSGMGFFDEAFMLFGPWDHHEYKIVGKKEVYVPYNNNRADAASPDELVKPQFLNPDLVRWELHRVWEIEANLASGKRHVVPKRKYYLDEDSWQILLTDGWDAQGQLWRTGYTLTLLAPDVPALVGNVSWGLYSLQGGGYFINSATNGLNKQFTVYPRRPDSFFSPDELANLGAR; translated from the coding sequence ATGAACTTCAAGACTTCCGTTTGCACCGCTGCCGTTGCCATGGCACTGGCAGGACATGCATGGGCCGCCGTCAGCGCCGATGAAGCCGCCAAGCTCAAGACCACACTCACTCCCATGGGGGCCGAGCGTGCGGGCAACAAGGACGGCAGCATTCCTCCATGGGAGGGCGGCTTCACCAAAGTGCCCGCGTCCTACAAGTCCGGTGATATCCGCCCGGACTTCTTTGCCGGGGAAAAGCCGGTGCTGTCGATCAATGCCAAGAACATGGACCAGTACGCCGACAAACTCACCGAAGGCGTCAAGGGCTTGATGAAGAAGTACCCCAGCTACCGCATTGACGTCTATCCCACCCACCGCAGCGCTGCGGCACCTCAGTGGGTGTATGACAACACCTTCAAGAACGCGACCAAGGCCAAGTTGACTGGCGATGGCTTTTCCTTAGAAGGCGCTTACGGTGGTGTTCCGTTCCCCATCCCCAAAGATGGAAAAGAAGCTCTTTGGAACCACAAAATGGCGTGGAACCAAGGTGAGTCCTCTTCGCGTGGTTCACGCTGTTTTGTTGTGACAGCAGAAGGTAAAGTTGTATTAGCCAGCGACGGGGTACAGGAAGACCAGAAGCCTTACTACTACAAAGACGGTAACGCCGAGTCCTATAAAGGGTATTTCAACTTAGTGCGTTATGTACAAACCGCGCCATCGTCAAAGGCTGGCGAGTCCATTCTTGCGCATGAGGCGTCAGACGGTCAACCACGCGGCATCTGGCAATACCTGGTAGGTCAGCGCCGCGTGCGCCGTGCTCCGGCCGTTGCGTATGACACGCCGGACTCGGTCACCTCCGGAATGGGATTTTTTGACGAGGCATTCATGTTGTTTGGCCCATGGGACCACCACGAGTACAAGATCGTGGGCAAGAAGGAAGTCTATGTGCCGTACAACAACAACCGGGCCGATGCTGCCAGCCCGGACGAACTGGTCAAACCGCAGTTTCTGAATCCGGACCTGGTGCGCTGGGAGTTGCATCGGGTCTGGGAGATCGAGGCCAATCTGGCTTCCGGCAAGCGCCACGTGGTGCCAAAGCGCAAGTACTATCTTGACGAGGATAGCTGGCAGATCCTTTTGACGGACGGCTGGGATGCCCAGGGACAGTTATGGCGTACAGGATACACCCTGACACTGCTGGCACCAGATGTGCCGGCACTTGTCGGCAATGTCTCCTGGGGCCTGTACAGCTTGCAAGGCGGTGGCTACTTCATCAACTCGGCGACCAATGGTCTGAACAAACAGTTCACGGTTTATCCCCGCCGTCCCGACAGTTTCTTCTCGCCCGATGAGCTGGCCAACCTGGGCGCCCGATAA